A genomic window from Nodosilinea sp. FACHB-141 includes:
- a CDS encoding 2OG-Fe(II) oxygenase → MTYYRSQPEAFSAAYLHNLRGAIQSCRYFATNNLNRDFVATKGFSVVFKQAGRAEVDRQFPFFKPYLDQALLPSCNAFYLNPLMLKQGSRVDPHIDRSLRSYCKTIEPPEQVSVLYVQVPADLTSGELVLQRGRQRVAQIRPQTGLLLHFQGDLTHSVNAMASAGSRLSLVCEQYCLDAEALWDIPEFLIESRASAPAKTRR, encoded by the coding sequence ATGACCTACTACCGCAGTCAGCCCGAAGCCTTTTCTGCTGCCTACCTGCACAACCTGCGGGGCGCAATTCAGTCGTGCCGCTACTTTGCAACCAACAACCTCAACCGCGATTTTGTCGCCACCAAAGGGTTCTCGGTAGTGTTTAAGCAAGCGGGTCGAGCCGAGGTCGATCGCCAGTTTCCCTTTTTTAAGCCCTACCTCGACCAGGCGCTGCTGCCCAGCTGCAACGCATTTTATTTGAATCCGCTGATGTTGAAACAGGGGTCGCGGGTTGACCCCCATATTGACCGATCGCTGCGATCGTACTGCAAAACTATCGAGCCCCCCGAGCAGGTCAGCGTGCTCTACGTGCAGGTGCCCGCCGACCTGACCAGTGGCGAACTGGTGTTGCAGCGAGGGCGGCAGCGGGTGGCCCAGATTCGGCCCCAAACCGGCCTGCTGCTGCACTTCCAGGGCGATCTGACTCACTCGGTCAACGCTATGGCCAGCGCGGGCAGTCGCCTCAGCCTGGTGTGCGAACAGTACTGTCTCGATGCCGAGGCTCTGTGGGATATCCCTGAATTTCTGATCGAATCTAGAGCCTCTGCCCCCGCTAAAACCCGGCGGTAG